The following are encoded in a window of Nomia melanderi isolate GNS246 chromosome 6, iyNomMela1, whole genome shotgun sequence genomic DNA:
- the LOC116430087 gene encoding uncharacterized protein LOC116430087: MSGTTFLFVGALCFFVSTGTGLRIKRQTGPDEGGHVIDHIFNIPITAIRQTAVAAQGFVPETSQTIGNVLQIPISTLEAVGNLVKSTSGQRAQNAEEYQRIRQERRDRLAAQRERQRQQRDQIQQQRLKQQQTKRTIKFSNKDPFGLNALSNLLVGNHGLFGSYGGHGGHGGHMGHGGHGGHGGNGNHGVHGGQGSVNNGQHTYEVHENVEEDTSYTWHGLTAGIGTYHGSRPTSTFTTIQNKIAPKDRKPIVYNYENRIQAEAASNTGVNNRLEYEDPPIENKIAPRSNRIKFDS; this comes from the exons ATGTCCGGAACAACGTTCCTCTTCGTCGGTGCCCTTTGCTTCTTTGTTTCCACGGGG ACCGGTCTGAGGATCAAGCGCCAAACTGGTCCGGACGAGGGTGGACATGTCATTGACCACATTTTCAAC ATCCCGATCACAGCGATCAGACAGACTGCAGTCGCGGCGCAGGGTTTCGTTCCGGAAACTTCGCAGACGATCGGCAACGTCCTGCAG ATTCCAATATCGACGCTCGAAGCGGTTGGAAATCTAGTTAAATCGACGTCGGGTCAAAGGGCGCAGAATGCGGAAGAGTATCAACGAATACGACAGGAAAGGAGGGACAGACTGgcggcgcagcgggaacgacagagGCAGCAACGCGATCAGATACAACAGCAACGGTTGAAACAGCAGCAGACTAAAAGAACCATCAAGTTTTCGAATAAAGATCCGTTCGGTTTGAACGCGCTGTCGAATCTTCTGGTTGGTAATCACGGTTTGTTCGGTAGTTATGGTGGTCACGGTGGTCATGGAGGGCACATGGGTCATGGTGGGCATGGTGGTCATGGTGGTAATGGAAATCATG gCGTCCACGGAGGCCAGGGCAGCGTGAACAACGGCCAGCACACTTACGAGGTGCACGAGAACGTGGAAGAGGACACGtcgtacacgtggcacggactCACCGCCGGTATCGGAACGTATCACGGGTCTCGGCCGACGAGCACGTTCACAACGATACAGAACAAGATCGCCCCGAAAGACAGGAAACCGATCGTTTACAATTACGAGAACAGGATACAGGCTGAAGCCGCGTCGAACACTGGAGTGAACAACAGGCTAGAGTACGAGGATCCTCCGATAGAGAACAAAATCGCCCCGAGGAGCAACAGGATAAAGTTCGACTCGTGA
- the LOC116430162 gene encoding uncharacterized protein LOC116430162 isoform X1, with product MMLRAKVVTVFALCLAALAEGMPQDTIKGNSGSSTSPPFLQFTDGGIRVNFAGFHAQAGLGGILGGTGTGGGLHASAGTPWGASAAAGLGGALDGNNGTAKGGLYASARSGFGPSAAAQLSGSTGPAQDTYPNENGGQKPPSSASTTGSFESSSRGRSNIQIISRKTSAPQLQVIHVKQSKPVAASVTTNISGSVEAEPALASAVSPVGKVKTITKIKTVEPAPPVPLLSSQNNEVVPVGNSQEVTVVYPKRAFRKRLWWPRKQIVYSSTVETEDPSTADTQQIARRQAQGAGHSSIVVKTNSQPAQTTNENHGLFDDIFNIPISTLNAVNRLLNNNVG from the exons ATGATGCTGCGCGCGAAGGTAGTTACCGTGTTTGCTCTCTGTTTGGCAGCTCTCGCCGAAGGGATGCCGCAGGACACGATCAAAGGGAACTCGGGGTCGTCCACGTCG CCTCCATTCCTGCAGTTCACCGATGGTGGAATTAGAGTCAATTTCGCTGGATTCCACGCTCAAGCTGGATTAGGCGGTATCCTAGGGGGAACGGGGACAGGGGGTGGGCTTCACGCGAGCGCCGGAACACCATGGGGTGCCTCTGCCGCAGCTGGATTGGGTGGAGCGTTGGATGGCAATAATGGAACTGCCA AAGGCGGGTTGTACGCGTCAGCGAGGTCCGGCTTCGGGCCGTCCGCGGCGGCCCAATTGAGCGGTTCAACTGGCCCGGCCCAGGATACATATCCGAACGAAAATGGCGGCCAGAAACCTCCGAGCAGCGCGTCGACGACGGGATCCTTCGAAAGTTCGAGTAGGGGTCGATCGAACATTCAGATCATCTCGCGAAAGACGTCCGCCCCGCAGCTCCAG GTAATACACGTAAAGCAGTCAAAACCAGTAGCAGCCAGTGTAACAACAAACATTTCCGGCTCCGTTGAAGCGGAACCGGCTCTGGCATCAGCGGTATCTCCGGTGGGAAAAGTGAagacaataacaaaaattaagaCTGTCGAGCCAGCTCCCCCTGTGCCTCTCCTATCGAGCCAAAACAACGAAGTGGTACCGGTCG GTAACAGCCAAGAGGTGACAGTCGTGTATCCGAAACGGGCCTTCAGGAAAAGACTGTGGTGGCCTAGAAAGCAGATCGTCTACAGCAGTACGGTGGAGACTGAGGATCCTTCGACCGCGGACACTCAGCAGATCGCCCGTCGACAGGCTCAAGGAGCCGGGCATAGTTCGATCGTGGTGAAAACGAACAGTCAGCCAGCGCAGACCACCAACGAAAATCATGGATTGTTCGACGACATCTTTAAT ATACCGATATCGACGCTAAACGCTGTCAACCGATTATTAAACAATAACGTCGGTTAA
- the LOC116430162 gene encoding uncharacterized protein LOC116430162 isoform X2, whose translation MPQDTIKGNSGSSTSPPFLQFTDGGIRVNFAGFHAQAGLGGILGGTGTGGGLHASAGTPWGASAAAGLGGALDGNNGTAKGGLYASARSGFGPSAAAQLSGSTGPAQDTYPNENGGQKPPSSASTTGSFESSSRGRSNIQIISRKTSAPQLQVIHVKQSKPVAASVTTNISGSVEAEPALASAVSPVGKVKTITKIKTVEPAPPVPLLSSQNNEVVPVGNSQEVTVVYPKRAFRKRLWWPRKQIVYSSTVETEDPSTADTQQIARRQAQGAGHSSIVVKTNSQPAQTTNENHGLFDDIFNIPISTLNAVNRLLNNNVG comes from the exons ATGCCGCAGGACACGATCAAAGGGAACTCGGGGTCGTCCACGTCG CCTCCATTCCTGCAGTTCACCGATGGTGGAATTAGAGTCAATTTCGCTGGATTCCACGCTCAAGCTGGATTAGGCGGTATCCTAGGGGGAACGGGGACAGGGGGTGGGCTTCACGCGAGCGCCGGAACACCATGGGGTGCCTCTGCCGCAGCTGGATTGGGTGGAGCGTTGGATGGCAATAATGGAACTGCCA AAGGCGGGTTGTACGCGTCAGCGAGGTCCGGCTTCGGGCCGTCCGCGGCGGCCCAATTGAGCGGTTCAACTGGCCCGGCCCAGGATACATATCCGAACGAAAATGGCGGCCAGAAACCTCCGAGCAGCGCGTCGACGACGGGATCCTTCGAAAGTTCGAGTAGGGGTCGATCGAACATTCAGATCATCTCGCGAAAGACGTCCGCCCCGCAGCTCCAG GTAATACACGTAAAGCAGTCAAAACCAGTAGCAGCCAGTGTAACAACAAACATTTCCGGCTCCGTTGAAGCGGAACCGGCTCTGGCATCAGCGGTATCTCCGGTGGGAAAAGTGAagacaataacaaaaattaagaCTGTCGAGCCAGCTCCCCCTGTGCCTCTCCTATCGAGCCAAAACAACGAAGTGGTACCGGTCG GTAACAGCCAAGAGGTGACAGTCGTGTATCCGAAACGGGCCTTCAGGAAAAGACTGTGGTGGCCTAGAAAGCAGATCGTCTACAGCAGTACGGTGGAGACTGAGGATCCTTCGACCGCGGACACTCAGCAGATCGCCCGTCGACAGGCTCAAGGAGCCGGGCATAGTTCGATCGTGGTGAAAACGAACAGTCAGCCAGCGCAGACCACCAACGAAAATCATGGATTGTTCGACGACATCTTTAAT ATACCGATATCGACGCTAAACGCTGTCAACCGATTATTAAACAATAACGTCGGTTAA